A genome region from Physeter macrocephalus isolate SW-GA chromosome 4, ASM283717v5, whole genome shotgun sequence includes the following:
- the APCS gene encoding serum amyloid P-component, whose amino-acid sequence MDKLLLWVSVLASLPEAFAQKDLSRKVFVFPRESSTDHLNLITKLEKALQNFTLCFQVYSGLSCGYSLFSYNTQGKDELLIFKDRIGEYSLYIGRTKVTARVIEEFPTALHICTNWESSTGIAEFWVNGKPLVKNGLRQGYSVGANPKIVLGQEQDSYGGGFDKTQSFMGEIGDLYTWDSLLSPEEIQFVYQGSYSLNPTILDWHALNYEMKGYVVIKPLVWG is encoded by the exons ATGGACAAGCTACTGCTTTGGGTCTCTGTCCTCGCCAGCCTTCCAGAAGCCTTTGCTCAGAAAG ACCTCAGTAGGAAGGTGTTTGTGTTCCCTAGAGAATCTTCTACTGACCACTTGAACCTGATCACAAAGCTGGAGAAAGCTCTGCAGAACTTTACCTTGTGTTTTCAAGTCTATAGTGGTCTCTCCTGCGGCTACAGCCTCTTCTCCTATAACACCCAGGGCAAGGATGAGCTActaatttttaaagacagaattgGAGAGTACAGTTTATACATTGGAAGAACCAAAGTTACTGCCAGAGTTATTGAGGAGTTCCCCACCGCACTGCACATCTGTACCAACTGGGAGTCTTCCACAGGCATTGCCGAATTCTGGGTCAATGGGAAGCCGCTGGTGAAAAACGGCCTGAGACAGGGTTATTCTGTGGGAGCTAACCCCAAGATTGTCCTGGGGCAGGAGCAGGATTCCTATGGAGGAGGCTTTGATAAAACCCAGTCCTTTATGGGAGAGATTGGGGATTTGTACACGTGGGACTCTCTGCTGTCTCCCGAAGAGATCCAGTTTGTGTATCAGGGTTCCTACTCCCTCAATCCCACCATCCTGGACTGGCACGCTCTGAACTATGAAATGAAAGGTTATGTTGTCATCAAGCCCCTGGTGTGGGGCTGA